Proteins encoded by one window of Fimbriimonadaceae bacterium:
- a CDS encoding LD-carboxypeptidase, with translation MSALKPRALQPGDTIRIVSPASPLAAEKLANATRLLEDAGYRVDLAPHTLDRDDYLAGSDEDRARDLQDAFDDPQVHGVYCSRGGYGCARILPLLDLDRIARSGKLFAGFSDITTLHLALNRRGMPTLHAPMALTLSTVREPWVHASFLAGWRGENTVHPDAPRSSSVVGGVGEGIVVGGCLCLLTDSLGTPEALDAEGKIVVIEDVDENPHRVDAMLTHLRASGTLDRCAGIVVGEMTRTDDRRDEGIGGKPWREIVRDRLAPLGIPLVIDFPFGHVPQMMTLPLGVRARLDADAGTLEYLESPCA, from the coding sequence ATGTCCGCACTGAAGCCGCGCGCCCTGCAACCGGGGGATACGATTCGAATCGTGTCCCCCGCCTCGCCCCTCGCCGCGGAGAAACTCGCGAACGCCACGCGCCTCCTCGAAGACGCCGGGTACCGCGTCGACCTCGCTCCCCACACCCTGGACCGGGACGACTACCTCGCGGGAAGCGACGAGGACCGCGCGCGAGACCTCCAGGACGCGTTCGACGACCCCCAGGTCCATGGGGTCTACTGTTCGCGCGGTGGGTACGGTTGCGCGCGCATCCTTCCCCTGCTCGATCTCGACCGCATCGCCCGGTCCGGCAAACTCTTCGCGGGCTTCAGCGACATCACGACGCTCCACCTCGCCCTGAACCGGCGCGGGATGCCGACGCTGCACGCACCGATGGCCCTCACCCTGAGCACAGTGCGCGAACCCTGGGTGCACGCATCGTTCCTCGCGGGCTGGCGCGGCGAGAACACGGTTCACCCCGATGCGCCCCGTTCGTCCTCCGTCGTGGGCGGCGTCGGCGAGGGCATCGTGGTCGGCGGGTGCCTTTGCCTGCTCACCGACAGCTTGGGAACCCCGGAGGCGCTCGATGCCGAAGGAAAGATCGTGGTGATCGAGGACGTCGATGAGAACCCGCACCGCGTCGATGCGATGCTGACCCACCTGCGGGCCAGCGGCACGCTGGACCGGTGCGCGGGGATCGTGGTGGGGGAGATGACCCGCACCGACGATCGCCGCGACGAGGGAATCGGCGGCAAGCCGTGGCGCGAGATCGTGCGCGACCGGTTGGCGCCGCTGGGCATTCCGCTGGTGATCGACTTTCCCTTCGGCCACGTGCCGCAGATGATGACGCTGCCGCTCGGCGTCCGGGCCCGGCTCGACGCCGATGCCGGCACCTTGGAGTACCTGGAGTCGCCATGCGCCTGA